A stretch of the Archocentrus centrarchus isolate MPI-CPG fArcCen1 unplaced genomic scaffold, fArcCen1 scaffold_32_ctg1, whole genome shotgun sequence genome encodes the following:
- the LOC115776424 gene encoding interleukin-17A-like isoform X2 has translation MERPQVSPSEVTMIGSVQHMVTPAGSTRGAPGSGWPSLTLTRVSATLQISLLILHELLAAATSGSRCLTNDQVKAQEDRFEPYVKKLDHQRDVLEQQKQHLATCGQAAREMHALSGRALSPWMYYVDHDDSRYPPDITFAKCLCTGCITNGSEDHSYNSVPLMAPQLVLIKTKCKDGPNTYRVKKTRIDVPVGCTCARPRSG, from the exons ATGGAGCGGCCGCAAGTCTCACCGTCCGAGGTCACGATGATCGGGAGCGTCCAGCACATGGTAACTCCTGCCGGCAGCACACGGGGCGCTCCGGGCTCGGGGTGGCCGTCTCTGACTCTCACGCGTGTTTCTGCCACTTTGCAGATCTCCCTGCTGATCCTGCACGAGCTCCTCGCCGCCGCCACCAGTGGCTCCAGGTGTCTCACCAACGACCAGGTGAAGGCGCAAGAGGACAGGTTTGAACCCTACGTGAAGAAGCTCGACCATCAGCGCGACGTCCTCGAGCAGCAGAAGCAACACCTGGCCACGTGCGGACAGGCAGCCCGGGAAATGCACGCGCTGAGCGGCCGCGCGCTGTCCCCGTGGATGTACTA TGTAGACCACGATGACAGCAGGTATCCACCTGACATCACCTTTGCCAAGTGCCTTTGTACGGGATGCATCACCAACGGGAGTGAAGACCATAGCTACAACTCTGTGCCTCTCATGGCTCCGCAGCTGGTCCTGATAAAGACCAAGTGCAAGGACGGCCCAAACACATACCGGGTCAAAAAGACGCGCATCGATGTCCCCGTGGGCTGCACCTGTGCAAGACCCAGAAGTG
- the LOC115776424 gene encoding interleukin-17A-like isoform X3, translated as MERPQVSPSEVTMIGSVQHMISLLILHELLAAATSGSRCLTNDQVKAQEDRFEPYVKKLDHQRDVLEQQKQHLATCGQAAREMHALSGRALSPWMYYVDHDDSRYPPDITFAKCLCTGCITNGSEDHSYNSVPLMAPQLVLIKTKCKDGPNTYRVKKTRIDVPVGCTCARPRSGN; from the exons ATGGAGCGGCCGCAAGTCTCACCGTCCGAGGTCACGATGATCGGGAGCGTCCAGCACATG ATCTCCCTGCTGATCCTGCACGAGCTCCTCGCCGCCGCCACCAGTGGCTCCAGGTGTCTCACCAACGACCAGGTGAAGGCGCAAGAGGACAGGTTTGAACCCTACGTGAAGAAGCTCGACCATCAGCGCGACGTCCTCGAGCAGCAGAAGCAACACCTGGCCACGTGCGGACAGGCAGCCCGGGAAATGCACGCGCTGAGCGGCCGCGCGCTGTCCCCGTGGATGTACTA TGTAGACCACGATGACAGCAGGTATCCACCTGACATCACCTTTGCCAAGTGCCTTTGTACGGGATGCATCACCAACGGGAGTGAAGACCATAGCTACAACTCTGTGCCTCTCATGGCTCCGCAGCTGGTCCTGATAAAGACCAAGTGCAAGGACGGCCCAAACACATACCGGGTCAAAAAGACGCGCATCGATGTCCCCGTGGGCTGCACCTGTGCAAGACCCAGAAGTGGTAACTGA
- the LOC115776424 gene encoding interleukin-17A-like isoform X1, producing MERPQVSPSEVTMIGSVQHMVTPAGSTRGAPGSGWPSLTLTRVSATLQISLLILHELLAAATSGSRCLTNDQVKAQEDRFEPYVKKLDHQRDVLEQQKQHLATCGQAAREMHALSGRALSPWMYYVDHDDSRYPPDITFAKCLCTGCITNGSEDHSYNSVPLMAPQLVLIKTKCKDGPNTYRVKKTRIDVPVGCTCARPRSGN from the exons ATGGAGCGGCCGCAAGTCTCACCGTCCGAGGTCACGATGATCGGGAGCGTCCAGCACATGGTAACTCCTGCCGGCAGCACACGGGGCGCTCCGGGCTCGGGGTGGCCGTCTCTGACTCTCACGCGTGTTTCTGCCACTTTGCAGATCTCCCTGCTGATCCTGCACGAGCTCCTCGCCGCCGCCACCAGTGGCTCCAGGTGTCTCACCAACGACCAGGTGAAGGCGCAAGAGGACAGGTTTGAACCCTACGTGAAGAAGCTCGACCATCAGCGCGACGTCCTCGAGCAGCAGAAGCAACACCTGGCCACGTGCGGACAGGCAGCCCGGGAAATGCACGCGCTGAGCGGCCGCGCGCTGTCCCCGTGGATGTACTA TGTAGACCACGATGACAGCAGGTATCCACCTGACATCACCTTTGCCAAGTGCCTTTGTACGGGATGCATCACCAACGGGAGTGAAGACCATAGCTACAACTCTGTGCCTCTCATGGCTCCGCAGCTGGTCCTGATAAAGACCAAGTGCAAGGACGGCCCAAACACATACCGGGTCAAAAAGACGCGCATCGATGTCCCCGTGGGCTGCACCTGTGCAAGACCCAGAAGTGGTAACTGA